The following nucleotide sequence is from Mus caroli unplaced genomic scaffold, CAROLI_EIJ_v1.1 scaffold_16794_1, whole genome shotgun sequence.
ATATGTTTAATAAGCAACAAATGGAATCGGTAACAAGGAGCTACATCCAGTGGCATATATGGGGTGGGGTAGTGCATGATTCAGCTTGAATTGAAATGATCCTTGTATCATTAGTTCACGGGACAATTTGTTCCTTGGGCCATGCCCTCCCACAGGATCAACTTTGAGACATATATGCTTGAGATGCAACATGACCAGGTGATGACTGACTTGAAGAGAATGCCCCAGGGCAACAGTGAGGCCTTGTCCAAGTGCAAGGAGTTGACTAAAGAAAATCAGTGACTAACAGGGTCATGACCCAAGAACTAGGCCCAGGATATGTCTGACAATCCTTGTCTTTGAACTAACGTGGGGGCTCAGTTTCTATACTCTTAGTCTCTAAACAGGAAGCTTGCCTTCTTCAAACAAGGCACAAAGATTTTAACATCTTAGACTCATTTTGACCAAGTGTGAAGAGTCTAGGAGCCCCTCAAGTCACTGTCCTTTCCAACTAAGTATCCAAAAGATCAAAAAGGTTTCCACCATGATGGAGATATCAATCAACCTTGGGCCTCTTGGCCTCTGAAAGTACATTCATAGATGTGATTTCCAGGAGAAACATAGAAAGATGGTGTGATGCTTGATTCTCTTCACTCCTAGATAATTTTGCCCTATACCAACAGGTGTTTTTTTTAATACCACAGACTTATAAGCACATATAGACCCCATGTTCTGTTTTCTAAGAGATACATGAGTTCCTGTTAGTGTCAGGGTTTTCAAAAGTaccttgggtcttctggaaagtGGCAGTCCTCTGGATTTGATCTCCCTCTATGGCCAATCTGGATACTTGTCTGGGGCTGTCTGGGGATCAGGGCCCATTGATGAAGGAATGGTGCTTGGAGGAATGGGAGGAAGTTGGATGGATGCTGCCTGGAATCACCATGTTTTGTTTGTGGTTCAATTTCAGGAAATGCCATCTCCTGATTGAATCTAAGCTCAAGCAGCACAAAGTCAGGATGTTGAGGAAGAACAGACAGCTGCTAAGGGAGCAGATTGCATTGGCAGAATGcaacatagcaacaaaaatactATGTaaagaaggcagccagaagatCAAAGACCACTATACTAAGCAGCAGCAGGTAGGATGAATGAAGCATCATGGTCAGAATGCCCTAATGTGTAATCATAAACACAGTCAAGCCTATGTAACCATCCTGCACATTATCCAGGCTCTCTCCTATGTCTCATCCAGTTTTACACTTCTCTGATCATTTCCAAGGCTTTCTGTGGAGTTACCCTCTTTTGAAGAAATTGGATTTCTGCcatgccctctcctccccatcccagtcAGCCACCTAGAGCTTGCCACTCTAGGCAGAGGACCCCTGAAAGCAACCCCTTGAGGCTCTATAATATGGAGAGGTGCCTCAGGATGCCACTTCCTGAATTATCTAGGAACCAGGTCCTCTGTTCTGCTCTATCGCAACTCACCCAGAGGGGCTTGGGCCAGTCCTCTCCTAGGACAGAAGGGCAGGCTCCAATTTTATTGCTTTATAATTAAAGTATTTAGTAAGAAACAGAAAGTTATACAAAATAACATAGCAATTAAACATAGCAATTAGAGATCTTTTCCTATCCTGAACTAAATTAGCCCCCTAGAATTTGCATGGTGTATCTTACTATCTTCACCAAGAGGATTCAGGGAACCCTACACTGCATCCCTCACCTGACATTGTTTTGCTTAGTATGACATTGTTTTGCTTAGTATATCAAGGGCATGGCTTTCCTTCAGTACAGATTCCCCCTCATAGTTTTGCAGAGTGCTACATTTCAGAACATCCTTGCATGTCAATTCACGAGCCTCCTTTTGACTGACATTAGAGATGATTTTTATATCACATGAACTGCAATGTTATGAAAAGATCCTGGATAATAACTGTGGCTAACCTTTTATTTATGCTACCAGGGTCTTCTGAGAAGTAGCCAAGGTAGGTTTAGAGAGCAGAATATATTTCAACTTCGAGCTTGTTGTAAAATATTCTTGGAACTCTCTAATTTAGGACCTTGAATCTTGTGTGCACCAGCTTCTCTGTGCAGAACTTATACCATACTTCTATGATCAGCCATTATCTGATTGGAAAAGTTCCTGACGAAGAAATAAATATAGGCCAGCGGACACTGGCTGGGTTAATCTAAGAGCCTTTAATACATCTTAGGTATCACAAATTCCTCAAGTAACAGGAAATGTGCTGTAATATAGCAGTGTTTtcattggggtgtgtgtgtgtgtgtgtgtgtgtgtgtgtgtgtgtgtttctctgcttTTGCCCAGGGGTGTTTGACTATGTGTGTTTTGAATTTGTGTAATGTGGGGTGTAGTAAGTTCTTTTTTATACAAGTGTGtattcatgtttctttttgtatgtgtgtgtgcatgtgtgtgtatgtgtgtagtgatgcatttgtgtgtctctgtacatatattatttaattgtattcgtatatattcatatattcactTGTTCAGAAAACATCCTAAATGTTAATagacaaaatattaaatgagaaaagTACTCAGTCAGTACATATTGCCTTTGAAAAACATCAAATACAGCAGCCCATCATCATGCTTCTCTATCTAGCTCACTAGaaccaaagaagacaaaaaattgTATAAAGTAAGATTCACAAGAGAATTGAGAGGGAAAAGAATTTAACTGTACTAAAATCATTTATAGGAAAACAAAGGATTTTGGTATCTGGAAGCAAGGAGGAGGCTGCTGAGTCAAGTCAATGTGCCTGAGTCAAAAAGGCTGGCTAAGACTTTGTgttccttgagtttcatgtgttttgcaaattgtatcttatatcttgggtattctaaatctctgggctaatacccacttatcagtgaatacatatcatgtgagttctttttgtttgggtttcctcactcaggatgatgccctccaggtccatccatttgcttaggaacttcatgaattcattgtttttaatagctgattagtactccattgtgtaaatgtaccacattttctgtatccattcctctgttgagggacatctgggttctttccagcttctggctattataattaaggctgctattaacatagtggagcatgtgtacttctTATTggctggaacatcttctgtatatattcccaggagaggtattgcgggatcctccagtagtactatgtccaattttctgaggaaccaccaggctgatttccagactacttatacaagcttgcaatcccaccaacaatggaggagtgttcctctattagatacaatttgcaaaacacatgaaactcaagaagaacaaagacgaaagtgtggacactttgatccttcttagaattggggacaaaacacccatggacagagttacagagacaaagtttggaactgagacgaaaggatggaccatctagagactgccatactaggagattcatcccataatcagcctcaaaACGCTGACACccttgcatacactagcaagattttgctgaaacgaccctgatatagctgtctcttgtgaggctaagcctgggcctagcaaacacaagagtggattctcacagtcagcttttagatggaacacagggcccctaatggaggagctagagaaagtacccaaggagctaaagggatctgcaaccagataggtggaacaacattatgaactaaccagtaccccccagagctcatgtctctagctgcatctgtatcagaagatggcctagttggccatcattggaaagagaggcccattagtcttgcaaactttatatgcctcagtacaagggaatgccagggccaaaaagtgggagtgggtgcttataggagagggggaatgggagacttttgggatagcattagaaacttaaatgaagaaaatatctaataaaaaataataataccaaaAAAATACTTTGTGTTCCTTCTCTGTACTCAGTGAATAGTGACTGCCCACTGGAAGATCAGGGGACTTGTTGCATTTTCTCAGCATCCTAGTTTGTTTTCATCCTTCCCTGCTACCATTTTCTTTCCAACTTTGCCCATGCTTCACTCAGTTGTTCTTGGCTTGGAGTTTGTCCAGGGTGTTATGATTTGAAAGATTGAGTGGCTTGGTGTTGAGAATGTACTAATCTTAAGGTGCATACCTATGGTGAAATGCAAGAACAGGACTGCCTCAGACAGCCCCTTAGACTCTTGACAGTCTACAGAACAAACACTGGTCTGTCTGTAGCACTCTGTAACTACAGTTATTCAACATCATTCACTCTGTGTTAAAATCATCCTCAAGGAGGTTGGGGAGAAATGAGGATACTCANACATTGCTGGTGGATTCAAATGGGGTAGCCCTGTGAGTCGCCATGTCCAACTCTTCAGAACATTTACTGCGTTGCCCAGAGACCTGGCTATTCCAGAACAAGCAGTAGGCGCCCACAGAGAAATTATGGCACATCATGGTTTTAGGGATATTCCTTATAGCATCCCTGACCTAGAAACTATCCATAAGTCCATCAGTAATGCAGTGAAAATTACACTGAGTCCAGCCTTTCCATGGAGTATTGCCTAGTGGAATAACACATGCAGCCATTTGACTGTGAACTATTCAGACTTATTTTCCTCAAAACATCTCTAGTAGAATGTCCTTACAGCGAAAGAAGTTTCACTTAGCATCCTGGTTATGGAGATTTACTAGTTGCCTGGGCTCCTAGCTTGGATCCAGAATCACACAGGATATTGTAAATGAAGGGCCTATTGGAAGATTCTGCTCACTTTGGAGCCACTGAGGAACAGTGAGCAAGAGGCAGGAACAGGCTGGTCTACCTCCATCCAGTGTGCCTTTCCTGGGAAACAAGCCTACTGGTCATAAATTTGGGAACTTCCTAAGCAGCTTTGGCCACAAACccatatttccattttctgtttattaGGATAAAGCACATTATTGTCTGAGCTGTCTATAGACTATGCCTACTATGTTCTTATCCCAgtcaagattattttcttttactttttcttttaagaaaaaaaaatatgtctttaaagCATGTAAGTACACTATTCCtctcttcagaaactccagaagaggtcTTCAGATCCTTCTGAAGANGGTTGTAAGCAACCATGTttttgctgggaattcaactctgGAAGTCAAGAAGACCAGACACTGTTACTAAATGCAGAGCTACATCTTCAGccttttatttctcaaataaatgttttataatttctcGCTCTATACTATCCTAGGAGGTCTCTGTTATTATCATTAGCTTGGAAAGGAAACATGTTTCTTCAAAGAAATACACttgtatgtgtgaatacatgtgcttgtgttcattcagaaatgaaggaatgtttgtgtctggatctctctctctttctgtctctctcgtCTCTCTCTGTATTGCTGCCtaggtctgtgtctgtgtgtgggtgtgtcttctctgtctctgtctctgttgctctctctctctctatctctctctctgtctctctgtgtgtatgtgtgtgcaggtttgTCATGGCATGGCTGAAAAGATGCAGCGTCCTTTGGCTGTCTCTGAGATGAGGTATTATCACAGGATGGTAATAACTAAGGAGCCATAAGCATAGAGGGGctattggtttttggtttggttttttttttttcttcatgaataTCCTTTTAGAGTTCAGTGCTTACCCTTGGAAAGATTTGCATGAAGCACACTCTTGCTGATTACAGTATCCTTTCAACGTGCATGGATTTCCTGTGAGATGGTTTCTCTGGGGATTCCCAAATATAGGGGTTCACAAAAACAGCCCAGGAAGGATTCTGTACTACAGAAATAATAAGAGCCTTCACTTCAACGTTTGCTACTTTCCCTAGAAGGCCTCTGTTCAATGTTAGATTCAGACACTGATAcacactcatttttctttttttttctttttttttataattttttttgatttttaatatatttattacatattttcctcaattacatttccaatgctatcccaaaagtcccccatagcgccccccacttccctacccacccattcccattcttttggNNNNNNNNNNNNNNNNNNNNNNNNNNNNNNNNNNNNNNNNNNNNNNNNNNNNNNNNNNNNNNNNNNNNNNNNNNNNNNNNNNNNNNNNNNNNNNNNNNNNNNNNNNNNNNNNNNNNNNNNNNNNNNNNNNNNNNNNNNNNNNNNNNNNNNNNNNNNNNNNNNNNNNNNNNNNNNNNNNNNNNNNNNNNNNNNNNNNNNNNNNNNNNNNNNNNNNNNNNNNNNNNNNNNNNNNNNNNNNNNNNNNNNNNNNNNNNNNNNNNNNNNNNNNNNNNNNNNNNNNNNNNNNNNNNNNNNNNNNNNNNNNNNNNNNNNNNNNNNNNNNNNNNNNNNNNNNNNNNNNNNNNNNNNNNNNNNNNNNNNNNNNNNNNNNNNNNNNNNNNNNNNNNNNNNNNNNNNNNNNNNNNNNNNNNNNNNNNNNNNNNNNNNNNNNNNNNNNNNNNNNNNNNNNNNNNNNNNNNNNNNNNNNNNNNNNNNNNNNNNNNNNNNNNNNNNNNNNNNNNNNNNNNNNNNNNNNNNNNNNNNNNNNNNNNNNNNNNNNNNNNNNNNNNNNNNNNNNNNNNNNNNNNNNNNNNNNNNNNNNNNNNNNNNNNNNNNNNNNNNNNNNNNNNNNNNNNNNNNNNNNNNNNNNNNNNNNNNNNNNNNNNNNNNNNNNNNNNNNNNNNNNNNNNNNNNNNNNNNNNNNNNNNNNNNNNNNNNNNNNNNNNNNNNNNNNNNNNNNNNNNNNNNNNNNNNNNNNNNNNNNNNNNNNNNNNNNNNNNNNNNNNNNNNNNNNNNNNNNNNNNNNNNNNNNNNNNNNNNNNNNNNNNNNNNNNNNNNNNNNNNNNNNNNNNNNNNNNNNNNNNNNNNNNNNNNNNNNNNNNNNNNNNNNNNNNNNNNNNNNNNNNNNNNNNNNNNNNNNNNNNNNNNNNNNNNNNNNNNNNNNNNNNNNNNNNNNNNNNNNNNNNNNNNNNNNNNNNNNNNNNNNNNNNNNNNNNNNNNNNNNNNNNNNNNNNNNNNNNNNNNNNNNNNNNNNNNNNNNNNNNNNNNNNNNNNNNCTCAAACAGATCAGAGACCAGGTCAAGATCTTGCTCCGACACAACTGTTCACCAGGAGCACTGGGTGTGCAAAGCAAATTAACCACATCTAATCCTTGCATCTAATCCTTGTAACCATGGTAACTTTGGGctgaattttcatttttggttAGCTATGGATAATGAGGCCTTTATTTTGTCTAGCCTCTCATCCAGAAAGACTGCCTGTTTGGAAGGCTTCAGAAAAGTGCTGATATACATCAAGATCTGCTGGGCATCCAGCAGGACTCTGACAAAGCCAATATTGGCAGGTCCTGTTGGATCATCAAGAACTATTTCATGGTGATCAATCATGTGAATTTGAAACACTTTGAGGTATCATCTGTAACATCTCTCATGTTAGCCTTGGAAGGACTAGTCCATCAGCAGAACACCCACCCCAATGAGACATGCCATTATTCATCTTCAATAGATTATTACCATCAGTGACTTCCTTTGCACTATTTTACCAAGGTCAGCAACAGGCTGTGGGTCTGTGCTGAACATCTGCAGCAAGAGAATGATGCTTAGCTTAAttattgtgtttcatttttggttagagttttgatttctttcggtctttggttttcctgtgttttcatttgaagtttcattatatattcattatctttttgttactgtaattaatttgcttttttgctaagtctatatactatataaactGACTCCCCACTTTAAGATGTTATTGAATAAAATTAGTGTATTGTTATGGATAAAACGTCATCTCTAATTATTTCTATTATAAGGACGTTCTGCATTTATGTGTGGTTCATACATAGTCCTTTAATACTAGAAGTTTCAGGCAGGAATGGGACTCTTCCAGTATCATGTTGTTTAGGCTTCATAAGTTGTGCCCTGCCAGGCAGAGCTCCACAGAAAATTGAGCTTTTGATGTGGATAATGTGTCAAACTATGTGGATCCCAATGTCAGGATGAAAAAAGGATCCATGCTCTATTTTTATAGTCATAAATTTAGCTAAAGTCATAATGTACTCTCTTGTGGATGACCACGTCAATCAAACAAATGAGAAATACAACAGTATTTCTCTAATACATCCCAGGAAATAGAAATATTCAAATTgagtaattaaaatattctgaacTATAAATGAAGTGATTTGGATAAAAATGACCTTCAAAGGTCATTTCATAATTGAATGTTTGATACCTACTTCATAGAACTGTTTTACGAAGGACTAGTagatatggccttgctggaggagttGTGACACTGGATTTTggcattgaggtttcaaaagctcatgccaNtccctgcctctgtctttgtccctgtctTTGTCACTATCTCTTTGTCTCCGTTGATCTCactatgtttctctctctttttctctatatcTCAGTCtatactctctctgtctctgtctctgtctctgtctctgtctgtctttgtgtctttccatctgtctgtatctatctctttcctctgcctcctctatatgtatgtattagaTGCAAGTTCATCTAATCCTCTAGTGCCATGATGCCTTTAtgcgtgcctgcctgcctgctgccatgttccccaccttGACAATCCTGGATCACCCTTTTATATTGTTGACCAACCCcaattgaatatttctttatacGATAACCTGGTCAAGGTGTTTCCTAGAAATCAAACagtgaataagaaagaaaagaaactcttaaTCAATGGAAAGGTCAGCTACAAGATGAGAGAGGATCTTCACCAAGTGTACATATGACAGAGAGTTCATTTCTAGAAAATCGGATGGTGTTAAAAACTAAACACCAGGAAACCTGcctgttaaaaattaaaacatcttaaatttaaacatttcaaaatgttcTATNGCTGtacatggtagtgcacacctgtaatcccagcagtcagaaggcagagacaagaagaacTGCATGAGCCtccagacagcctggtctatgtactAGATTCTGGGACGGCAGGAATAAGTAGAGAGTCCTAGTCTCAAACACACTCCCTTCTAATGTTCTGTCCAACTGAACAGAATCTtcaaaagtagagaaagaaatggatcatagatatgtatttaaatgtttaatatccttcatcattagaaaaatgcaaattaaaatagttttaaccTTGTATCTTACTGCAGTCAGAATGGGTATTACCAATAGACTAAATGACCACAACTGTTGGTTTGAGTGTGGGGTAAGAGAACATATATTCACCCTTACAGTCATTATGGAAATCTGGAGAAATGTCCTGGAAAACATTGCTAGAGATAGATCTTCCATAAGAACCAGCTGTActatttgtggtggtttaaatgagaagaaCCCttataggctcatacatttgaatagtTGGTCAACAGGGTATAGCACTATTTGATGATATTTGGATCTGTGGCCTTCTGTGGAGgttggctttgaagtttcaaaagcccagctCAGGGACAGTATCCCTGCTTCCTGCAGAtccagatacagaactctcagctacttctccaacaccatgtctgtctcTTCATGATTCTGTCAAGACAaaaatgaactaaacttctgaaataGTAAGCAGGCCCCCATTTAAATGCTCTCATTAAAGGGACCTAtcatggtcctggtgtctctttctAGCAAGagaacacagactcagacattATTCTAGGGCATATAGCCAAAGGCATTATCCTAAGACAGAGACCAGGGTGTGCTCATGTTCCTTgctgctttattcacaatagtcaggacatcaaaacaacccagatgtaaTATAACTGATGAAAGGCTAATGAATATATAGTTCATATACACAATGGTAATGAACTGTGACAATATAAATGACATTTACAGGTTAATGGATGGAGACATGAATAATCTTTCTGAGTGatataacccagacccaaaaagacaaataccacatgatgTGTGTTATGTGGATGGTAACTTTGAATGTCTAGAGATGTGTATTTAAACTGCAGTATCCATAGAAGGTAATACACTAGTGTTGAGTTATAGGAgtatatttcaagaaaataatagAACACAAAATTTGTGAAggacaaaaaggaaaacagtagGACAGAGTGAGGTAAATGTCTTGGGAGATTGCAGAGGAGTGTGGTGGCTTTAATATGCTTGATCATGGGAGTGGTACTTTTAGGAGTTGTGGCTTTGTTAGAAACAGCGTGTCAGTGTGgagggtgggctttaagaccctcctacTAAACACCAGTTAGACAGTCTTCTTGGTGCCTTCAGAATAAGATATAGAGCTCTTAGCTTCTTCTCCAAAGtaatgtctgcctagatgctgccatgtttcaaGCCTTGAAGtcaatggactgagcctctgaacgtATAAGCCATTCCAAATGAaaagtggccttggtcatgatgtcttctCACATCAATAAAACTCAGACTAAGACCTGGGACAGTAGACCATCAGGTCAGGAATTTGGTAAAGTTGAGTGGGTTGGAACTCTCAGACCCACAATAGATGGCAA
It contains:
- the LOC110288785 gene encoding uncharacterized protein LOC110288785, with the protein product MVSLSLPYYLYKVTSVFLPTGSVGEPSPQPPTINEQEKRCERLEKLKRELQNIKNARDKLQGILANYTINNRINFETYMLEMQHDQVMTDLKRMPQGNSEALSKCKELTKENQWFNFRKCHLLIESKLKQHKVRMLRKNRQLLREQIALAECNIATKILCKEGSQKIKDHYTKQQQVG